Genomic segment of Candidatus Saccharimonadales bacterium:
CAGCCGTGCCCAAGAAGCAGTAAAATTACTCCAGACAGGCACAGCCTCGGCTGAAGTGGCTGCGGAGGTCGGCTATACGGATCAGGCGCATCTGACAAAAGATTTGAAGAATATTATGGGGTCGGGCACCATAAACACCGATTACATCCATAAGCTTTAATTATTGTCGTTTTTTTACAAAACTTATTTTTTATGAGGTGATTAAATAGACCTATAAAACACTAAAGGAGAAGAATGATGAAAATGAAGTTAGAGCTCGTACCTGTGCCAGTAAGCGATGTTGATGTGGCTATCGATTTTTATGTAAATAAAGTCGGTTTTACCCTTGATCACGATCACCGCGTTAATGAATCGCTGAGGTTCGTGCAGTTAACGCCGGAGGGCTCGGCATGTTCTATTGTTATTGGAGAAGGTATAACTGAGATGAAGCCGGGAAGCCAACAGGGATTGCAAATGGTGGTCGAAGATACTCGTGCGATTTATGAAATGCTACGGCAAAACGGAGTTGACGCAACCGAAGTCGAAGAGATGCCATGGGGTATCTTCACGCGCTTTAATGATCCAGACGGTAACACTTGGGCAGTACAACAGATTGTCGGAAAGTCTTGAGAATTAGGTATTTTTCTTCCTAGCCTTACGTAGGGCGGCTAGGATCTTTCTTAGCTCGCACCCTGGGCATCATGATGTATTTCGTGATCTCGGGGTGCGATTTTCTCAGCACAAGAAGCATGGCTCGTGCTATACTAGGGAGTAAAGAAGAGGGAAGAAAACCAGTGACAACCGTCATCTCAGTGACCAACCAAAAAGGTGGGGTAGGTAAAACGACCAGCGCCGTCAACATCGCTTACTTTTTAGCTAAACAGGGCAAAAAAACGCTACTGGTCGACTTTGATCCTCAGGGAAACGCGACAAGTGGCCTTGGCTTTGATAAACAAGAGCTTGAAGGAACGATGAGCGATGTTATCTTAGAGACAAAGCAGCTCGTGGATGTTATTCTGCCGACCAAGCACAAGAATTTATTTTTAGCCCCAACGACACCACACTTAGCAAATACGGAGGTAGAGTTGGCGCAAGCGAATCGTCGGTTTACTCGCCTTAAAAACGCTATAGGCACAGTACAAGGGTATGATTTTGTACTGATTGATAACCCGCCGAGTCTCAGTTTGCTCACGGTGAATGGGCTGATTGCCGCTAGGTTTGTGTTGCTTCCGGTACAGGCGGAATTTTATGCGCTTGAAGGCTTGGGGCAACTTCTTGAAACGATGAAGCTTATCCGCAAAAGTATGAATCCGACACTTGATCTTATTGGGGTGCTTCCAACGATGGTAGACGGTCGGACGACACTGAGTGGCCAGGTGCATGAAGAAATTAAGAAGCATTTTCCGGGAAAGGTGTTTAAAACAGTTATTCCACGCAATATACGACTCGCCGAAGCGCCGAGCCATGGCCTTCCCGTAGGGGCATACGATCGGTTTTCTAAGGGTGCTCGCGCGTATAAATCTGTAACGAAGGAGGTGCTTGATCGTGTCGGCTAAAAAAGGGCTTGGGAGAGGGTTTGATTCGCTTATTCCGACGGAACTATTTGATGAGTCATTTGATCCGACAGCCGAGCAAGATGAGAAGGTCAGTGAGCTGCGCCAAATCCGACTTGATCAAATTGAGGCCGACCCGGATCAGCCACGCCGAGTTTTTGATGAGATCGCTCTTGATGAACTGGCGATTTCTATCGCCGAGCATGGCGTTGTGCAGCCCATTGTTGTGACGCCTTACGGCGGCCACTATCGGATTGTTGCGGGTGAGCGGCGATGGCGCGCGGCTACCAAGGCGGGCCTTGAGAAGATTCCAGCACTTGTACGTACACTAAGTGATCAGCATAGACTTGAACTTTCGTTGATTGAAAATTTACAGCGCCAAGATCTCAATATTCTTGAGACGGCAACGGCATATCTAAAGCTACGCGACCAGTTTAATATGACCCTTGATGAAATCGGGCAGCGCGTGGGAGGTAAATCGCCGAGCAGTATCAGTAATACGTTGCGATTACTTCGTTTACCTGAGTCCGTGCGTGAGGCATTGGCTGACGGTAAGCTGCGCGAAGGTCAGGCGCGCCCATTAGTGAGTGTCGACCCTGGCGCGGCAGAAGAGATTCTCCCTAGGATTTTAAGCGAAGAATGGAGTGCTCGTAAGATTGAGCAATATGCAAACGAAGCCAAGAATGCGAAAGGGAATGCGCTTAAAGATAGCCAGCCTCGAGCGGCCTCGCTCTACGAAAAGGACACGGATCAGTTTAAAAAACGCTTTAGTACCGATGTAAGTATCAAAACGACCGCAAAAGGCGCGGGCCAGATCGTCATTCGATTTAAAGACGATAAGGAATTTCAGCGGCTCAAGAAGTTACTTGATGCTTAAAATCCGCGTATACCATTAAGTGGGTAAATGCGGAAGGCGACAGGCCCGACGACATCATAGAGAGGGATGAGGCCGAGACCGTTTCGTGAGTCATACGAGAAGTCGCCTTGGCGGTGGTCTCCGGATACGAAAATTGTTCCAGCCGTAACGGTAGTGTCTACTTCACCGCTGGTTGGTGACCCTGGCTCGCCGTGATTATTATCGTCGGGATGGAAACCTTCGGGATGCTCGGTATTGTAAACGGTCAAAATCCCGTTCTTTACGGTGACTCGTTCGCCCTCGAAGGCGATAACGCGTTTGACGATGTATTCGTCGCCCGTACCGGGATTGTACATAGGGTTTCTAAAGACGATGATTTGCCCGCG
This window contains:
- the lepB gene encoding signal peptidase I; its protein translation is MEASFMQRHPFVKDVLNIAIFIACVLIGTLVINTYVFRSFNVVGPSMEKTLFTGDRLIIDRLPVTWSQLQNKPYIPSRGQIIVFRNPMYNPGTGDEYIVKRVIAFEGERVTVKNGILTVYNTEHPEGFHPDDNNHGEPGSPTSGEVDTTVTAGTIFVSGDHRQGDFSYDSRNGLGLIPLYDVVGPVAFRIYPLNGIRGF
- a CDS encoding ParA family protein, whose translation is MARAILGSKEEGRKPVTTVISVTNQKGGVGKTTSAVNIAYFLAKQGKKTLLVDFDPQGNATSGLGFDKQELEGTMSDVILETKQLVDVILPTKHKNLFLAPTTPHLANTEVELAQANRRFTRLKNAIGTVQGYDFVLIDNPPSLSLLTVNGLIAARFVLLPVQAEFYALEGLGQLLETMKLIRKSMNPTLDLIGVLPTMVDGRTTLSGQVHEEIKKHFPGKVFKTVIPRNIRLAEAPSHGLPVGAYDRFSKGARAYKSVTKEVLDRVG
- a CDS encoding ParB/RepB/Spo0J family partition protein, with the translated sequence MSAKKGLGRGFDSLIPTELFDESFDPTAEQDEKVSELRQIRLDQIEADPDQPRRVFDEIALDELAISIAEHGVVQPIVVTPYGGHYRIVAGERRWRAATKAGLEKIPALVRTLSDQHRLELSLIENLQRQDLNILETATAYLKLRDQFNMTLDEIGQRVGGKSPSSISNTLRLLRLPESVREALADGKLREGQARPLVSVDPGAAEEILPRILSEEWSARKIEQYANEAKNAKGNALKDSQPRAASLYEKDTDQFKKRFSTDVSIKTTAKGAGQIVIRFKDDKEFQRLKKLLDA
- a CDS encoding VOC family protein; protein product: MMKMKLELVPVPVSDVDVAIDFYVNKVGFTLDHDHRVNESLRFVQLTPEGSACSIVIGEGITEMKPGSQQGLQMVVEDTRAIYEMLRQNGVDATEVEEMPWGIFTRFNDPDGNTWAVQQIVGKS